The DNA region ATCATGATGAAAAACCTCTTCCATCATCGCCCACCACTCGCCGTCTTTGCGCGTGGACAGCGGTCTCTGGCAGGGCATGCAGACCGACCACCATTCCTTGTTTTTCGGATGCGCCGCCATCTTCGCCATATCGGCGTCGAAGTCGGAGCCGGTATATTCCCAGTAGCCGAACAGCAGGTTTTCCGGTTCCTTCAGGAAGATCGAGTAGTTGGTGATGTTGCAGTCCGAGATCAGGGCCAGGATTTCCGGCCACACGGCCGCATGCAGCCGCCGGTATTGCGCGATCTTGGTGGGCTCAAGCCCGATCACCATGCTCATGCGCTGCATCATCGTCTCCCGTCAGGCCCGGAATTCGTGGGTGAATTCTTCGACCGAGCGCGATTTGACCGCATCCCAATCCCAGGAAATGCCGATGCCCGGCTCGGAAGGTGCCAGCGCCTTGCCATCGACGATCTCCATGCGCTTGTCCGTCAGGTCGTCGAGCTGCGGAATATACTCGACATATTTGCCGTTCTGTACGGCGCAAACGAGGCTGACATGCAGTTCCATCAGAAAATGCGGGCAGACTGGAATATCGAAGGCTTCGGCTGCATGCGCAACCTTCAGCCATGGCGTGATGCCGCCGATACGGGCGACATCGACCTGGACGATCGAGCAGGCGCCCTTTTGCATATACTCACGGAAATGGCGGATCGAATACATCGATTCGCCAACGGCAATCGGCGTCGTGGTCGAGCGCGAAAGCCGGATATGGCCGTCGAGATCGTCGGCCGGAAGCGGCTCCTCGATCCAGGCGAGATCCAGTTCCTGCAGGCGTCCAGCGCGCCGGATCGCCTCATCGACGGCAAAGCCCTGATTGCAATCGGTCATGATCTCGAAGGCCGGTCCAACGGCCGCGCGCACCGCCGACAGCCGGTCATAATCTTCCGAACCGTGCGGGCGGCCGATCTTGATCTTGGAGCCGGAAAAGCCTTTGGCTTTCGCCTGCAGCGCATCATCGACCAGCGCCTGCTTGTCGATATGCAGCCAGCCACCCTCGGTCGTGTAGAGCGGGCAACGGTCGCGGGCGCCGCCGGCAAGCTTCC from Pararhizobium qamdonense includes:
- a CDS encoding mandelate racemase/muconate lactonizing enzyme family protein, with the protein product MARIERIELRMVDLQPKVKRTDAIQSFVSQETPFVTITDSDGATGTGYSYTIGTGGSSVMRLLSDHLVPLLIGADPDCIEAIWHKLEFATHATTIGPITALALAAVDTALWDLRAKKQNLPLWKLAGGARDRCPLYTTEGGWLHIDKQALVDDALQAKAKGFSGSKIKIGRPHGSEDYDRLSAVRAAVGPAFEIMTDCNQGFAVDEAIRRAGRLQELDLAWIEEPLPADDLDGHIRLSRSTTTPIAVGESMYSIRHFREYMQKGACSIVQVDVARIGGITPWLKVAHAAEAFDIPVCPHFLMELHVSLVCAVQNGKYVEYIPQLDDLTDKRMEIVDGKALAPSEPGIGISWDWDAVKSRSVEEFTHEFRA
- a CDS encoding L-rhamnose mutarotase; this encodes MQRMSMVIGLEPTKIAQYRRLHAAVWPEILALISDCNITNYSIFLKEPENLLFGYWEYTGSDFDADMAKMAAHPKNKEWWSVCMPCQRPLSTRKDGEWWAMMEEVFHHD